The proteins below come from a single Serratia fonticola genomic window:
- a CDS encoding HlyD family secretion protein, with protein sequence MSQRKLFREESVKHQQDKWAGKAMLLSSLPAKWVATFSILFILTLIAFLIFGSYTRRIQVSGEVTTQPGAMNVFSTQQGIISKRYVKTGQWVKKGQPLYRIDLGRVTDSGKVSVMTRISIESQLTKNHSMINNLKKNKKATLDNVVAQREQYVKAHKLTEKLLEKTLKDLESMRKSSQSYAEYQRRGLVTKEQSNNQQYMYSQQQNTYQTLFSQSMQESVQIATLGTDLVTRSAEFDNQIAQLEAQMNDLERQQSEAEASGTIIINAPDDGRVESLSVTQGQMVNIGDSLAQLLPGNKVTYYLILWVPNNSVPYIKKGDRLNLRYEAFAYEKFGQFPGEIANISYLPTSAQEMSTYHSSPLKGEEKSSNAYYKVLVDIDSTAFKYKDKELHLSSGLKADATLFLETRPLYQWMFAPFYRIQKSITGVVNE encoded by the coding sequence ATGAGTCAGAGAAAATTGTTTCGTGAAGAATCAGTAAAGCACCAGCAAGATAAGTGGGCAGGCAAAGCCATGCTTCTGTCTTCGCTACCAGCAAAGTGGGTAGCAACCTTTTCAATATTATTTATTCTTACACTGATTGCGTTTCTGATATTTGGTAGTTACACGCGCCGTATTCAGGTGAGCGGTGAGGTTACCACTCAACCCGGGGCAATGAACGTTTTTTCGACTCAGCAGGGTATTATCAGCAAGCGTTATGTTAAGACAGGTCAGTGGGTGAAGAAAGGGCAGCCATTATACAGGATTGATCTTGGCAGGGTTACTGACTCGGGCAAAGTTAGCGTGATGACTCGCATTTCAATTGAAAGTCAGCTCACAAAAAACCACAGTATGATTAACAACCTAAAAAAGAATAAAAAAGCAACATTAGATAATGTAGTGGCGCAGCGTGAGCAATATGTTAAAGCGCATAAGCTCACGGAAAAATTGTTGGAAAAAACACTTAAAGATCTTGAAAGCATGCGCAAGTCCAGCCAGAGCTATGCGGAGTATCAGAGGCGTGGGTTAGTTACCAAAGAGCAGTCAAACAACCAGCAGTACATGTATTCCCAACAACAAAATACCTATCAGACACTGTTTAGCCAGAGTATGCAGGAGTCGGTCCAGATTGCCACGCTCGGGACAGATTTAGTGACCCGCAGTGCTGAATTTGATAACCAAATCGCACAGCTGGAAGCACAGATGAATGACCTCGAACGTCAGCAATCTGAAGCAGAAGCTAGCGGCACGATTATTATAAATGCACCTGATGATGGCAGGGTAGAGTCACTGAGTGTAACCCAAGGGCAGATGGTAAATATCGGCGATAGCCTCGCACAGCTTTTGCCAGGAAATAAGGTAACCTATTATTTAATATTGTGGGTACCTAACAATAGCGTTCCCTATATTAAAAAGGGTGATCGGTTAAATTTACGATATGAAGCATTTGCCTATGAAAAATTTGGGCAGTTTCCGGGGGAGATCGCTAATATCTCCTATTTACCCACATCAGCTCAGGAAATGTCAACTTATCATAGCTCTCCTTTGAAAGGGGAGGAGAAAAGTAGCAATGCTTATTATAAGGTACTGGTCGATATTGATAGTACGGCATTCAAATATAAAGACAAAGAGTTACACCTTTCAAGTGGGTTAAAAGCAGACGCAACACTATTTTTGGAGACAAGGCCACTTTATCAGTGGATGTTTGCACCATTTTACCGTATTCAAAAAAGTATAACCGGAGTAGTAAATGAATAA
- a CDS encoding fimbrial protein, translating to MEKIKLEYKPIGCWVIVMLMFLGVAEASQESFIMFDVTVMAPTCTINDNREIAVDFGTNVIISHLGEYGYKLTPIIFTLNCAAPGNYSFMVQGAGAVFDEELLATNKQQLGIEITYDGRRLPLNTRLSFTYPNIPVLQAQPIASKIGLLAPGEFSATASVRVSYD from the coding sequence ATGGAAAAAATAAAATTGGAATATAAACCCATCGGTTGCTGGGTAATTGTGATGCTAATGTTCCTTGGTGTTGCTGAAGCGTCGCAAGAGTCCTTTATTATGTTTGATGTTACCGTTATGGCCCCAACATGCACGATAAACGACAACAGGGAAATCGCCGTCGATTTTGGAACTAATGTCATCATTAGCCATCTCGGTGAGTATGGTTATAAATTGACACCGATTATATTTACCTTGAACTGCGCGGCACCCGGGAATTACTCTTTTATGGTTCAAGGTGCTGGAGCTGTCTTTGATGAGGAGCTCCTTGCTACAAATAAACAACAGCTTGGCATAGAGATTACCTATGATGGAAGGCGCCTCCCTCTAAATACGCGACTCTCATTTACCTATCCCAATATTCCAGTGTTGCAGGCTCAGCCAATAGCGAGTAAAATTGGTCTGCTCGCTCCTGGTGAATTTTCAGCAACGGCAAGCGTTCGGGTTAGTTATGATTAA
- a CDS encoding fimbrial protein: MSVAVPLFVALTTAPAEAAGENNVHLYGALVAEPCVIRPGDEEIALDFGSVIDKDLYLNTRTVGQAFEIHLEECDLTVGKTVNVTFTGTENGTLPGLLAIKGGSQATGIAIGFETPSAKPLQLNQAGSKLLLQEGHNIIALKAYVQGEPDALRERRIERGAFSAAATFSLEYE; the protein is encoded by the coding sequence ATGAGCGTAGCGGTTCCTTTGTTTGTGGCACTAACGACGGCGCCTGCCGAGGCTGCCGGGGAGAATAACGTTCACCTGTATGGTGCCCTGGTGGCGGAGCCCTGTGTAATACGGCCAGGTGATGAAGAAATCGCGCTGGATTTTGGCAGTGTTATTGACAAAGACCTGTATCTGAACACGCGCACGGTGGGCCAGGCCTTCGAGATACACCTGGAGGAATGTGATCTGACGGTGGGCAAGACGGTGAACGTAACCTTTACCGGCACTGAAAACGGCACCTTGCCGGGTCTGTTGGCCATCAAGGGCGGCAGTCAAGCAACGGGCATTGCCATCGGGTTTGAGACACCGTCTGCCAAACCCCTGCAGCTTAATCAGGCTGGCAGCAAACTTTTGCTGCAGGAAGGGCACAACATTATTGCGCTAAAGGCCTATGTGCAGGGCGAGCCTGATGCGCTCAGGGAACGGCGTATTGAGCGGGGTGCGTTCAGTGCGGCGGCCACGTTCAGCCTTGAGTATGAGTAG
- a CDS encoding fimbrial protein, translated as MSRMMMILLLTSGLAGVTGPAQAKDGEADITFHGTLITSPPCTINDDNRIDVDFGERVGINKVDGVSYRQLINYQITCREGDPGQWAMTLSLSGNAAGFDNEALLTDKANLGIRVYQNDQPFTPNTTLKIDRDNPPRLEAVPVKNTGATLTEGTFEAWATLRAEYQ; from the coding sequence ATGAGCAGAATGATGATGATCCTGCTGCTGACCAGCGGCCTGGCAGGCGTTACCGGCCCGGCGCAGGCAAAGGACGGCGAGGCGGACATAACGTTCCACGGTACGCTGATAACCTCGCCGCCGTGCACCATCAACGACGACAACCGGATAGACGTGGACTTCGGCGAACGGGTGGGCATCAACAAGGTGGACGGGGTGAGCTACCGTCAGTTGATTAACTATCAGATAACCTGCAGGGAGGGCGACCCTGGACAATGGGCAATGACACTGAGTCTGAGCGGCAATGCGGCGGGGTTCGATAATGAGGCGCTGCTGACTGACAAGGCAAACCTGGGTATACGCGTCTATCAAAATGACCAGCCCTTTACGCCGAACACCACGCTAAAAATTGACCGCGATAACCCGCCGCGGCTGGAGGCGGTGCCGGTGAAAAATACCGGCGCGACCTTGACCGAAGGGACCTTTGAGGCCTGGGCAACGCTGCGTGCAGAATACCAATAA